A genomic stretch from Vibrio neptunius includes:
- a CDS encoding cytosolic protein, with protein sequence MFIHHVNGIDWLVITAFEELKPLFIEDAGTIPSCFSAASELNLIDQAKRRYGYLPTLSGIITDTGTFQRQGDQEDLNPQLACLVEGRGRVFIYHGGFVAFVDDEQTFITRMD encoded by the coding sequence ATGTTTATCCATCACGTTAACGGCATCGACTGGCTGGTGATTACCGCTTTTGAAGAACTGAAACCTCTATTTATCGAAGACGCAGGTACGATCCCCTCATGTTTCTCTGCTGCGAGCGAACTGAACCTGATTGATCAAGCCAAGCGCCGTTATGGATATTTGCCCACACTCAGCGGCATTATTACCGATACTGGCACCTTTCAACGCCAAGGTGACCAAGAAGACTTGAATCCACAGCTTGCCTGCTTAGTCGAGGGGCGTGGTCGAGTGTTTATCTATCACGGCGGCTTTGTCGCTTTTGTCGATGACGAGCAAACCTTTATTACTCGCATGGACTGA
- a CDS encoding DUF413 domain-containing protein encodes MSFQEIRQGKTHFYDNVHFPRGFCKSGDFTLAEGDILTYFGNTLLGLESGELSPESQAETDFLEVVRGKKEASSKLERTWMKYVTLSRGKKRFHTLNSKPAVADDDYNNYDLVEDE; translated from the coding sequence ATGTCTTTTCAAGAAATTCGACAAGGTAAAACGCACTTCTATGATAACGTTCATTTTCCACGCGGATTTTGTAAATCCGGGGACTTCACGTTAGCTGAAGGAGATATCCTAACCTACTTCGGTAACACACTACTTGGACTCGAAAGCGGTGAACTCTCACCAGAAAGCCAAGCGGAAACTGATTTTCTAGAGGTTGTGCGAGGGAAAAAAGAAGCGAGTTCGAAATTAGAGCGTACTTGGATGAAGTATGTAACGCTCTCTCGTGGTAAAAAACGTTTTCACACTCTCAATAGCAAGCCAGCAGTCGCTGATGATGACTACAACAATTACGATTTAGTCGAGGACGAATAA
- the gshB gene encoding glutathione synthase: MHICFLMYPWERVCPETDTTLRLVHECAARGHTVAITTTSGLTIRDSTVFGFCNVLKKGQKVSEKIPAFYRQADFSKARLPMAGFDVIFMRANPPLDNLALNFLDSIKDDTLIINDLEGLRLANNKLYTASMGGAASKFIPATHVSKNRDYLQRVLEESDSEKMILKPLNGFGGHGVIVIEKNAQQNFRSLLDFYIGEGDQSNYVILQDYIEGAEEGDKRILMLNGEPIGAMKRVPAAGEFRSNVHAGGRVVKHSITKEEKRLCAAIGPKLVRDGLYFTGLDVIGNKLVEVNVLSPGGIMRINKLNRVRLQRQVIDFVENIVNSKHVLQQRKSTFRTAVENAHIEP; this comes from the coding sequence ATGCACATTTGTTTCCTTATGTACCCTTGGGAGCGTGTGTGCCCAGAAACAGATACTACTCTTCGCCTTGTTCATGAATGTGCCGCACGTGGGCATACTGTAGCAATTACAACCACCAGCGGATTAACAATCCGCGACAGTACTGTATTTGGCTTCTGTAACGTTTTAAAAAAAGGGCAGAAAGTCTCTGAGAAAATTCCAGCTTTCTACCGCCAAGCTGACTTCTCAAAGGCACGTCTACCTATGGCTGGCTTTGACGTCATCTTCATGCGTGCTAATCCACCTTTAGATAACCTGGCACTTAACTTTTTAGACTCCATCAAAGACGACACTCTTATCATCAACGATCTAGAAGGTCTGAGACTCGCAAACAACAAACTCTACACCGCAAGCATGGGCGGTGCTGCGAGTAAATTTATCCCCGCAACACACGTATCTAAAAACCGTGATTATTTGCAACGCGTACTTGAAGAAAGCGACAGTGAAAAAATGATCCTCAAACCGTTAAATGGTTTCGGTGGTCATGGGGTGATTGTCATTGAGAAGAATGCTCAACAAAACTTCCGTTCATTGCTAGACTTCTACATTGGTGAGGGCGACCAAAGTAACTACGTTATCCTCCAAGACTATATTGAAGGTGCAGAAGAAGGCGACAAGCGTATTTTAATGCTCAATGGTGAGCCGATTGGTGCTATGAAACGCGTCCCAGCAGCGGGAGAGTTTCGCTCTAACGTGCATGCTGGTGGTCGTGTGGTTAAACACAGTATTACCAAAGAAGAAAAGCGCCTATGCGCAGCGATCGGTCCAAAACTGGTGCGTGATGGCCTTTACTTTACCGGACTGGACGTCATTGGCAATAAACTGGTCGAAGTAAACGTTTTAAGCCCTGGTGGCATTATGCGCATTAATAAGCTCAATCGCGTACGTCTTCAACGTCAGGTTATCGATTTTGTAGAGAACATTGTGAATTCAAAACACGTTCTACAGCAAAGAAAGAGTACCTTCCGCACGGCAGTCGAGAATGCCCACATTGAACCATAA
- a CDS encoding flavohemoglobin expression-modulating QEGLA motif protein, which yields MPTLNHNQYSLKEMLSLIQRGQPFSGELIDAGCLVKIDEYLPVVCTAIHAGSRLRTDLIHRCVLNKSERLFEEDPFTDDMIASQPITIIGLDSRFEYDLNRALTLSTYYKSAWNRLVWKKPLSAKHRAESHRKHNAFYTIYEAIIAKLESLHSSVVVFDMHSYNYKRQSSDAPVFNVGTAQIDMERWGSVVQRFCSELAKVSLPNITTTAEINGVFEGRGYLISHTNAHFDRTLVLPTEVKKVFMEEESGTPYPLVLEALQSGLKASFSQTSAFLHRKFNKKRSINKANMLSSHIEPNLITVDKQLYQLAGKVETLKYVNPTNLQAEFKRFESAPSRYTPNYRYRQLPINVSEFKQKLYRLPIETISDPDMRHLYNEMVQKLNDKMDLLTSVGSEAFLYNALRYHGRPDEKDLNNARFLLYAKLLDEGNSEPLDSATALKHLSRAAVKMGMRCKVTGSNTLAAKAMVTANPPTLYVNSKAIFSTRELERLAQHELGVHMATNYNARSQQLKILRLGLPGSTVSQEGLAILAEYKSGYLSHERLNMLAKRVLAVDSMLKEHNFYQTYSYLHDELKLDKVSAFSLTTRVYRGGGFTKDHLYLKGFLQALNIEKSRSIDNLMVGKCSFRYHDLLDELMNRGWLKKPTFLPTVSRPDNRDHTLDYLIESLVI from the coding sequence ATGCCCACATTGAACCATAATCAGTACTCACTTAAAGAAATGCTCTCGCTGATCCAGCGAGGGCAACCTTTCTCTGGCGAACTCATCGATGCAGGCTGTTTGGTCAAAATTGATGAGTACCTTCCCGTTGTTTGTACTGCCATTCATGCGGGGTCTCGCTTGCGAACTGATTTAATTCATCGCTGTGTTCTGAATAAGTCTGAGCGTTTGTTCGAAGAAGATCCTTTCACAGACGATATGATTGCTTCGCAGCCAATTACCATCATCGGCCTTGATTCAAGATTTGAATATGACCTTAACCGTGCATTAACCTTAAGCACCTACTACAAGTCAGCATGGAATCGTTTGGTGTGGAAGAAACCACTCAGCGCCAAGCATCGAGCAGAAAGCCATCGCAAACACAATGCGTTTTATACTATCTACGAAGCCATCATCGCCAAGCTTGAATCCCTACACAGCAGCGTTGTGGTGTTTGATATGCACTCCTATAACTACAAACGCCAAAGCAGTGATGCACCAGTCTTTAACGTTGGTACCGCACAGATTGATATGGAGCGTTGGGGGTCAGTTGTACAACGTTTTTGCTCTGAATTAGCGAAGGTTTCATTACCAAATATCACCACAACCGCTGAGATCAATGGTGTATTTGAAGGTAGAGGCTATCTGATATCACACACCAATGCCCATTTTGACCGCACTTTGGTTTTACCAACAGAGGTCAAAAAGGTGTTTATGGAAGAAGAGTCAGGCACACCATACCCGTTAGTTCTAGAGGCCCTTCAATCTGGGTTAAAGGCATCATTTAGCCAAACTAGCGCTTTTCTACATCGAAAGTTCAATAAAAAACGTAGCATCAACAAAGCCAATATGCTGAGCTCACATATTGAACCCAACCTAATCACTGTTGATAAGCAGCTGTATCAATTAGCAGGTAAAGTCGAAACATTAAAATACGTCAATCCGACCAATCTGCAGGCTGAGTTCAAACGTTTTGAGTCAGCGCCTAGTCGATACACACCTAACTATCGTTATCGACAACTTCCTATTAACGTTAGTGAATTCAAACAAAAGCTCTACCGGTTACCGATAGAAACCATTTCTGACCCAGATATGCGCCATCTGTACAACGAGATGGTACAAAAGCTAAACGACAAAATGGACTTACTGACGTCAGTGGGTAGTGAAGCGTTTCTTTATAATGCGCTCCGCTACCATGGTAGACCAGACGAAAAAGATCTTAATAATGCGAGATTCCTTTTATACGCCAAGCTGCTTGATGAGGGGAATAGTGAGCCACTCGATTCAGCGACTGCTCTAAAACACCTCTCACGAGCAGCGGTGAAGATGGGCATGCGATGCAAGGTAACTGGATCTAATACTCTGGCCGCCAAGGCGATGGTGACAGCTAACCCGCCGACTCTGTATGTGAATAGCAAAGCGATTTTTTCAACTCGAGAGCTAGAACGGTTGGCTCAACATGAGCTTGGTGTACATATGGCGACTAACTATAACGCTCGCTCCCAGCAACTGAAGATCCTGAGATTGGGTCTGCCTGGCTCAACGGTATCGCAAGAAGGTCTAGCGATTTTAGCGGAATATAAATCAGGCTATTTGTCTCATGAACGCTTGAACATGCTGGCAAAACGTGTGCTCGCTGTAGACTCAATGCTGAAAGAGCATAACTTCTACCAGACATACAGTTATCTACACGACGAATTAAAACTTGACAAGGTAAGTGCTTTTTCACTGACCACTCGTGTATATCGCGGTGGCGGTTTTACGAAAGACCATCTCTATCTGAAAGGGTTTTTACAAGCCCTAAACATTGAAAAATCTCGCTCAATCGACAACTTGATGGTCGGAAAATGTAGCTTCCGCTATCACGATTTGTTAGATGAGCTAATGAACCGTGGCTGGCTCAAAAAACCGACATTCCTACCGACGGTAAGCAGACCCGATAATCGTGACCACACACTTGATTATTTGATTGAGTCGTTGGTGATATAG
- a CDS encoding peptidoglycan-binding protein: protein MRYKSFPDEPEERQETTRERAQRHRQERRAELTYTAKDRQRWAENRERVLAEREANGTKDSLDKLHLQFFAKNRKPTQTMMLKSSILKESKPLNQLAGGNFHAVKQGASDTEEIKKIQQALMALGFDLGKSGADGDFGRATEGAVKQFQTHYKPTHTTHKSYPFGGVNGIVDKNTILALDEAVVEEWKYSFMFTLEMLQAVYPRVSSSKQNLLQGIVDELNDHIEFYKLDTPLRRTHFFAQIMQETGPTLNMAEYTNYRTTVLDTSQFETGRKRKYPADHKLHPGKRYIDVLGIDRKENGFFVKKDGTRPSEDDKRMLFNVIYGGREDELGNGDYLTTDDGWNFRGRGLKQLTGRDNYTAFNEWHAAHQARWPDDIIDAVNHPEILLEVKYATRSAANFWLVNNVYLKADAGAEDSAINSVTRAVNSGTDSYKLRRDNFNKLWEAKVFE from the coding sequence ATGCGTTATAAATCTTTTCCAGATGAGCCAGAAGAAAGGCAAGAAACCACCCGAGAAAGAGCACAACGTCACCGTCAAGAGCGGAGAGCAGAATTAACCTATACCGCGAAAGATCGACAACGGTGGGCTGAAAATAGAGAGCGCGTTCTTGCCGAGCGCGAGGCAAATGGTACCAAAGACAGTTTAGATAAGCTTCATTTGCAGTTTTTCGCCAAGAACAGAAAACCAACACAAACAATGATGTTGAAATCTTCAATATTGAAAGAGTCAAAACCTCTTAATCAGTTGGCGGGCGGCAATTTTCATGCTGTTAAACAAGGCGCCAGTGATACTGAAGAAATAAAGAAAATCCAACAGGCCTTGATGGCATTGGGTTTTGACTTGGGGAAATCTGGCGCTGATGGCGATTTTGGCCGCGCGACAGAAGGCGCAGTGAAACAGTTTCAAACCCACTATAAACCGACACATACCACGCATAAAAGCTACCCATTTGGCGGCGTGAATGGGATTGTCGACAAAAACACCATTCTGGCTTTAGATGAGGCCGTTGTTGAAGAGTGGAAGTATTCATTTATGTTTACACTTGAGATGCTACAAGCCGTGTACCCAAGGGTAAGCAGTAGCAAGCAAAACCTGTTGCAAGGTATCGTGGATGAGCTCAATGACCATATTGAGTTTTATAAGCTTGATACCCCTTTGCGTAGGACTCATTTCTTCGCGCAGATAATGCAAGAAACTGGGCCTACTTTGAATATGGCAGAATACACCAATTACCGGACTACGGTATTAGACACCTCTCAGTTCGAGACAGGGAGAAAGAGAAAATACCCAGCAGATCATAAACTTCATCCCGGCAAACGATATATTGATGTTCTGGGCATCGATAGAAAAGAAAATGGTTTTTTTGTAAAAAAAGATGGCACAAGGCCATCTGAAGATGATAAACGCATGCTGTTTAATGTTATATACGGAGGTCGGGAAGACGAGTTAGGTAACGGTGATTACTTAACAACGGATGACGGTTGGAATTTTAGAGGTCGAGGGTTGAAGCAGTTAACTGGCCGTGATAACTACACTGCTTTTAATGAATGGCATGCCGCTCACCAAGCGCGCTGGCCTGATGATATTATCGATGCGGTTAATCATCCGGAGATATTGTTGGAGGTTAAGTATGCCACACGCTCGGCAGCGAACTTTTGGTTAGTCAACAACGTCTATTTGAAAGCCGATGCTGGTGCAGAGGATTCCGCTATTAACTCGGTAACGAGAGCTGTTAATAGTGGCACTGATAGTTATAAGTTGCGTAGGGATAATTTTAACAAGCTATGGGAAGCTAAGGTGTTTGAATGA
- a CDS encoding peptidoglycan-binding protein, with protein MRYKSFPDEPEERQETTRERAQRHRQERRAELTYTAKDRQRWAENRERVLAEREANGTKDSLDKLHLQFFAKNRKPTHTMMLKSSILKESKPLNQLAEGNFHAVKQGASDTEEIKKIQQALMALGFDLGKSGADGDFGRATEGAVKQFQTHYKPTHTTHKSYLFGGVDGIVDKNTILALDEAVVEEWKYSFMFTLEMLQAVYPRVSSSKQNLLQGIVDELNDHIEFYKLDTPLRRTHFFAQIMQETGPTLNMAEYTNYRTTVLDTSQFKTARKKYYPADHKLHPGKRYIDVLGIDRKENGVFVKKMAQGHQKMINACCLTLCTEVGEI; from the coding sequence ATGCGTTATAAATCTTTTCCAGATGAGCCAGAAGAAAGGCAAGAAACCACCCGAGAAAGAGCACAACGTCACCGTCAAGAGCGGAGAGCAGAATTAACCTATACCGCGAAAGATCGACAACGGTGGGCTGAAAATAGAGAGCGTGTTCTTGCCGAGCGCGAGGCAAATGGCACGAAAGACAGTTTAGATAAGCTTCATTTGCAGTTTTTCGCCAAGAACAGAAAACCAACACACACCATGATGTTGAAATCTTCAATATTGAAAGAGTCAAAACCTCTTAATCAGTTGGCGGAAGGCAATTTTCATGCTGTTAAACAAGGCGCTAGTGATACCGAAGAAATAAAGAAAATCCAACAGGCCTTGATGGCATTGGGTTTTGACTTGGGGAAATCTGGCGCTGATGGCGATTTTGGCCGTGCGACAGAAGGTGCAGTTAAACAGTTTCAAACCCACTATAAACCGACTCATACTACGCATAAAAGCTACCTATTCGGCGGCGTTGATGGGATTGTCGACAAAAATACCATTCTTGCTTTAGATGAGGCCGTTGTTGAAGAGTGGAAGTATTCGTTTATGTTTACACTTGAGATGCTACAAGCAGTGTACCCAAGGGTAAGCAGTAGCAAGCAAAATCTGTTGCAAGGTATTGTGGATGAGCTCAATGACCATATTGAGTTTTATAAGCTTGATACCCCTTTGCGTAGGACTCATTTCTTCGCGCAGATAATGCAAGAAACGGGGCCCACTTTGAACATGGCAGAATACACCAATTACCGGACTACGGTATTAGACACCTCTCAGTTCAAGACAGCGAGAAAGAAATACTATCCAGCAGATCATAAACTTCATCCCGGCAAACGATATATTGATGTTCTGGGTATTGATAGAAAAGAAAATGGAGTTTTTGTAAAAAAGATGGCACAAGGCCATCAGAAGATGATAAACGCATGCTGTTTAACGTTATGTACGGAAGTAGGGGAGATTTAA
- a CDS encoding 4'-phosphopantetheinyl transferase superfamily protein: MYRDLLVGPLDLPAVDRFLSRIEFYAAMKGRAFLCQCEFHVMNSGVAEELNIAIPESIRKSVQNRQAEFIAGRYMAKLCLEALSVVDFEIGIGPHREPLWPDKLAGAISHASNRGIALVAERTSYQFVGIDTEDWLDAETVEQVWLDIHNEGELTLFREQGVSFNIATSIIFSAKESLFKAVFPYVGCYFGFEKARVISFNQSEQSVVLVLDSSISQHGLAQRIFKSRYFMNESGVTTVILS; encoded by the coding sequence ATGTATCGTGATCTCTTGGTTGGCCCACTGGACTTACCTGCAGTAGACCGTTTCCTTTCACGCATTGAGTTCTATGCCGCGATGAAAGGCAGGGCTTTCTTGTGTCAATGTGAATTTCATGTCATGAATAGTGGGGTTGCAGAAGAGCTGAACATTGCTATTCCTGAATCCATAAGGAAGAGCGTACAAAATAGACAGGCGGAGTTTATAGCTGGACGATACATGGCAAAATTGTGCCTCGAAGCATTATCGGTCGTTGATTTTGAGATTGGCATCGGCCCTCACCGTGAACCTCTGTGGCCTGACAAACTTGCTGGTGCTATTTCTCATGCTAGTAATAGGGGGATCGCGCTTGTTGCAGAAAGGACATCCTACCAATTCGTCGGAATAGATACTGAAGATTGGCTCGATGCAGAGACAGTCGAGCAGGTTTGGTTAGATATCCATAATGAAGGCGAGTTAACTCTTTTTAGAGAACAAGGAGTGAGCTTCAACATAGCAACATCGATTATATTTTCAGCCAAAGAAAGCTTATTTAAAGCAGTTTTCCCATACGTTGGTTGTTATTTTGGGTTTGAAAAAGCACGAGTGATTAGTTTTAATCAAAGTGAACAGTCAGTGGTGTTGGTACTTGATAGTTCAATTTCCCAGCACGGTTTAGCGCAGCGGATTTTTAAGAGTCGATATTTTATGAATGAATCAGGTGTTACGACCGTAATTTTAAGTTAG